One window of Medicago truncatula cultivar Jemalong A17 chromosome 2, MtrunA17r5.0-ANR, whole genome shotgun sequence genomic DNA carries:
- the LOC11435277 gene encoding ethylene-responsive transcription factor WIN1, which produces MVHSKKFRGVRQRHWGSWVSEIRHPLLKRRVWLGTFETAEEAAKAYDEAAILMSGRNAKTNFPINVENQTNSISSSSTSSKAFSAVLSAKLRKCCKFPSPSLTCLRLDAENSHIGVWQKGAGPRSESNWIMMVELERKKSASVPEKAKPEELSKNGLDDEQKIALQMIEELLNRN; this is translated from the exons ATGGTACATTCAAAGAAGTTCAGAGGTGTCAGGCAACGCCATTGGGGCTCTTGGGTCTCTGAGATTCGTCATCCTTTATT GAAAAGGAGGGTGTGGTTAGGAACATTTGAAACAGCTGAAGAAGCAGCTAAAGCATATGATGAAGCAGCAATTTTGATGAGTGGAAGAAATGCAAAAACTAACTTTCCAATTAATGTGGAAAATCAAACCAATTctatttcatcttcttcaacttcTTCCAAAGCATTTTCTGCAGTTCTTAGTGCAAAGTTAAGGAAGTGTTGCAAGTTTCCTTCACCTTCACTCACTTGTCTGAGGCTTGATGCAGAGAATTCACACATTGGAGTGTGGCAGAAAGGTGCAGGTCCTCGTTCGGAATCAAATTGGATTATGATGGTTGagttagaaaggaaaaaaagtgcTTCTGTGCCAGAGAAGGCAAAGCCAGAGGAATTAAGTAAAAATGGTTTGGATGATGAACAGAAAATTGCTTTGCAGATGATAGAAGAACTTCTCAATAGAAACTAA
- the LOC11433582 gene encoding TSET complex member tstD → MILAVLFANAEGNILIERFHGVPAEERLHWRSFLVKLGADNLRGVKNEELLVACHKSVYIVYTVLGDVSIYVVGKDAYDELALSEVIFTITSAVKDVCGKPPTERRFLDKYGRICLCLDEIVWKGYLENTEKDRIKRLIRLKPPTEF, encoded by the exons ATGATCCTTGCGGTGCTTTTTGCGAACGCCGAGGGCAACATCCTCATCGAACG TTTTCATGGAGTTCCTGCAGAGGAGCGCCTACACTGGCGTTCTTTCTTGGTCAAACTAGGAGCTGATAATCTTAGGGGTGTAAAAAATGAAGAACTCCTAGTTGCATGCCACAA GTCAGTCTATATTGTATACACAGTACTTGGAGATGTCAGTATATACGTTGTGGGGAAGGACGCGTACGATGAACTTGCTT TGTCGGAGGTTATCTTTACAATAACCTCAGCTGTAAAGGATGTATGTGGGAAGCCCCCAACTGAGCGCCGTTTCCTTGATAAGTATGGAAGAATTTGCTTGTGTTTGGATGAAATTGTATGGAAG GGATATCTGGAAAATACGGAAAAAGATAGAATCAAGAGATTGATAAGGTTGAAACCTCCTACTGAGTTTTGA